In one window of Deltaproteobacteria bacterium DNA:
- a CDS encoding MFS transporter has protein sequence MSMFLLFAVLPVFVVQELHGAKSQVGLIMGAFALSAVLARPASGRIVDVWSRKAGLGIGSLIYCVAPVFYIQASSVPIMLGLRFFHGIGIAIYTTAGSVMAADLCPPSRRAEGMGYYGMSMNLAMTVGPAVGAALAPMIGFTNLFWLSAGLALLGLILTQALVEKKHDHGHAHADGQRPPLFSKAALFPGFVAMCMTMTFGAVVSFLPLFVQAHQLGNPGIFFTVYSLVVVVSRPISGRLADRFGRAAIIVPGMAFIVVAMTILAYTTTMWGLLWSAALQGLGFGCVHPAVMALVVDRSTLRDRGPALATLMGAFDVGVGLSAIGLGQVLEYSDFTTTYLCAAGIALIGGGTFALVTLKQKLSSPMPA, from the coding sequence ATGAGCATGTTTTTGCTGTTCGCCGTCTTGCCGGTCTTCGTCGTCCAGGAACTGCACGGTGCGAAATCGCAAGTCGGCCTCATTATGGGCGCATTTGCGCTGTCCGCCGTGTTAGCGCGTCCGGCGTCTGGGCGCATTGTCGATGTCTGGAGTCGGAAAGCCGGGCTCGGCATCGGTTCGTTGATTTATTGCGTCGCGCCCGTGTTCTACATCCAGGCAAGTTCGGTACCCATAATGCTGGGTCTGCGCTTTTTTCACGGCATCGGTATTGCCATCTACACCACGGCCGGTAGCGTCATGGCCGCCGATCTCTGCCCACCCTCACGACGCGCCGAAGGCATGGGCTACTACGGCATGTCCATGAACCTGGCCATGACGGTCGGTCCGGCAGTCGGTGCCGCGCTGGCGCCAATGATCGGCTTCACGAACTTATTCTGGCTGAGCGCTGGCCTCGCGTTGCTAGGTCTCATCCTCACGCAAGCCCTCGTGGAAAAGAAGCACGATCACGGGCATGCGCACGCGGACGGTCAACGCCCGCCCTTATTCAGCAAGGCGGCGCTGTTTCCCGGGTTCGTCGCCATGTGCATGACGATGACGTTCGGTGCCGTGGTGTCGTTCCTGCCGCTCTTCGTCCAGGCCCACCAGCTTGGCAATCCTGGGATCTTTTTTACCGTGTACTCCCTCGTTGTCGTGGTCTCTCGTCCCATCTCCGGCCGGCTGGCCGATCGCTTTGGCCGAGCGGCAATTATCGTTCCCGGTATGGCCTTCATAGTCGTCGCCATGACCATACTGGCTTACACCACAACCATGTGGGGCCTGCTGTGGTCGGCAGCTTTGCAAGGGCTGGGGTTCGGGTGCGTACACCCAGCGGTCATGGCGCTGGTGGTGGATCGCTCCACACTGCGCGACCGTGGGCCTGCGCTCGCCACGCTGATGGGCGCCTTCGATGTCGGGGTCGGATTAAGTGCCATCGGACTTGGTCAGGTCCTGGAATATTCGGACTTCACCACCACGTATTTATGCGCCGCCGGCATCGCCCTGATTGGTGGCGGCACCTTCGCGTTAGTCACGCTGAAGCAAAAGCTCAGTTCTCCAATGCCGGCATAA
- a CDS encoding AAA family ATPase, protein MPSVSFSPFLLDLTAERLWRDGELVSLRPKSIAVLRYLIERRDRVVSQDELRHSVWSGTVVSPAVVKVCIQEIRAALGDNSRTPRFLVTAPRQGYRFIAPLELPPPSPFENHPVSFPPEGTSLVSTLVGREGELAQLFRWLDQSRRGERQVVLLSGEPGIGKTTLVDAFLARLAPAQHVWIARGQCIEHHGASEAYLPLLEAMERLGRGPARSRITTVLNQYAPTWLAQLPPLHDGTNRHDLQHLMRSATPERMLREMATALEALTANGTAHEPPLLVVVLEDMHWSDYSTLDLLSLITQRRGPARLLVIATYRTVEPLATDHPLRTVAQELLRFPHCHALKLEGLGEEAVREYLRARFPVSVPPSAPFLRLAHTLHRRTEGHPLFLVSVTDDLAARGLLKQLDDETAATQVLTTLLREIPEHVRYSIATQTERLPEEDQRLLEAASVAGLEFSTAAVAAALEPAVDVVHVEERCARLARRQLFLHAGAAETWPDGTLSTRYRFRHALHRDALYERVTATRGAQLHRRIGEREEAGYGTHATQRAAELARHFEQGRDFRRAVYYLGCAADTAMRKHAYREAIDVLTKALALLSTWPETTDRWQQELLLQISLAISLLMTRGFTAPEVDRAYARAHALCQQIGTTPQLFPVLEGLQTFYAVRGELRKSHDLGLQLLSLAQQANSSALTLEAHHVLGDSFLMQSDFSRAREHLEQALALYDPQQHSEHAFLYSGHDPGVCCASYAAFTWWDLGYPEQARRHSQQALTLARQVGHPYSEAMALYQAAYLHFLLREAKTAQTYAEAAMALATEHGFPHWIVMGQVLRGWALAEQGHGEEGLAQIRQGQAACQTIGIGLGWSGTLFQLAETCGKTQQFAEGIRVVEDALVYATATGERCFETELLRLKGELLLQSSRL, encoded by the coding sequence ATGCCAAGTGTGAGCTTCTCCCCGTTCCTCCTTGATCTTACCGCCGAACGGTTGTGGCGAGATGGCGAACTCGTCTCGCTCCGCCCCAAGTCTATCGCCGTGCTCCGTTACTTGATCGAGCGGCGGGACCGCGTCGTTTCGCAAGACGAACTGCGCCACTCGGTATGGTCCGGCACCGTCGTGAGCCCGGCAGTCGTCAAGGTCTGCATCCAAGAAATCCGCGCGGCCCTAGGCGACAATTCGCGTACTCCGCGTTTTCTTGTTACAGCTCCACGGCAAGGCTATCGATTCATCGCTCCTCTCGAACTGCCGCCGCCCTCACCTTTCGAGAACCACCCGGTCTCCTTCCCACCAGAGGGGACCTCACTCGTAAGCACTCTGGTGGGCCGCGAGGGAGAGTTGGCACAGTTGTTCCGTTGGCTCGATCAGTCTCGACGCGGAGAACGCCAAGTGGTTCTCCTCTCGGGCGAGCCTGGCATCGGCAAGACGACGCTGGTGGATGCGTTCCTTGCCCGTCTCGCTCCCGCGCAACATGTTTGGATCGCACGAGGGCAATGTATCGAACACCATGGCGCGAGCGAGGCGTATTTACCTTTGCTTGAAGCCATGGAGCGCTTGGGACGTGGACCGGCGCGATCACGCATCACCACCGTGCTCAATCAGTACGCGCCAACTTGGCTCGCTCAGCTTCCGCCCCTGCATGACGGCACGAATCGTCACGATCTCCAGCACCTCATGCGCAGCGCCACTCCAGAACGGATGCTGCGAGAAATGGCGACGGCGCTCGAAGCCTTGACCGCGAACGGCACTGCCCACGAGCCGCCGCTCCTCGTGGTCGTGTTGGAGGACATGCATTGGAGCGACTACTCCACTTTGGATCTGCTGTCCCTGATCACACAGCGACGCGGCCCCGCCCGGCTCTTGGTCATCGCCACGTATCGGACAGTGGAGCCGCTCGCCACCGACCATCCGTTACGGACGGTCGCTCAGGAACTCCTGCGCTTTCCCCATTGTCACGCCTTGAAGCTCGAAGGACTCGGAGAAGAGGCAGTCAGGGAATATCTCCGCGCTCGTTTCCCTGTCAGCGTGCCGCCAAGCGCACCGTTTCTCCGTCTCGCGCACACCCTGCATCGGCGCACGGAAGGCCATCCCTTGTTTCTCGTCTCGGTCACGGATGACTTAGCCGCCCGTGGCCTCTTGAAACAGCTCGACGACGAAACCGCAGCGACGCAAGTGCTTACTACTCTGCTGCGCGAGATCCCGGAGCATGTGCGGTACAGCATCGCGACACAAACCGAGCGGCTCCCGGAAGAGGATCAGCGCTTGCTGGAAGCCGCCAGTGTTGCCGGTCTGGAATTTTCCACGGCGGCGGTCGCGGCGGCGCTCGAACCGGCGGTGGATGTCGTGCACGTTGAAGAACGGTGCGCGCGGCTCGCACGCCGGCAGCTCTTTCTGCACGCGGGCGCAGCCGAAACCTGGCCGGATGGCACCTTGTCCACCCGCTACCGCTTTCGTCACGCCCTCCATCGCGATGCCTTGTACGAGCGCGTGACCGCCACTCGCGGAGCGCAACTGCATCGGCGCATTGGCGAACGAGAAGAGGCAGGCTACGGCACCCACGCCACGCAAAGGGCAGCGGAACTCGCGCGCCACTTCGAACAGGGCCGCGATTTTCGTCGCGCCGTCTACTATCTCGGCTGTGCGGCGGACACTGCCATGCGCAAGCACGCTTATCGCGAAGCCATCGATGTGCTGACCAAGGCCTTAGCGTTGCTCAGCACATGGCCGGAGACCACGGACCGTTGGCAACAGGAACTGCTCCTGCAAATTTCTCTCGCCATCTCGCTCCTCATGACCAGAGGGTTCACTGCCCCAGAAGTGGACCGCGCCTATGCCCGCGCCCATGCCCTCTGCCAGCAGATCGGCACCACACCGCAACTGTTCCCCGTGTTAGAAGGATTGCAAACGTTTTACGCAGTGCGCGGCGAACTCCGCAAATCCCACGATCTTGGCCTTCAGCTTTTGAGCCTCGCGCAACAAGCCAATTCGTCAGCGCTCACCCTCGAAGCCCACCATGTCCTGGGCGATAGCTTCCTCATGCAATCCGATTTCTCCCGGGCCCGCGAGCATTTGGAGCAAGCCCTGGCCTTGTATGACCCGCAGCAGCACAGCGAGCACGCTTTCCTTTACAGCGGACACGATCCAGGCGTGTGCTGTGCCAGCTACGCGGCGTTCACTTGGTGGGATCTAGGCTATCCGGAACAAGCGCGGCGGCACAGCCAACAAGCGCTCACGCTTGCCCGCCAGGTCGGGCACCCCTACAGCGAAGCCATGGCGCTCTACCAGGCCGCGTATCTGCATTTTCTCTTGCGTGAAGCCAAGACCGCACAGACCTACGCCGAAGCCGCCATGGCCTTGGCAACCGAGCACGGGTTCCCGCATTGGATCGTCATGGGCCAAGTCTTACGGGGATGGGCATTGGCGGAGCAAGGTCACGGCGAAGAAGGGCTCGCGCAGATTCGCCAAGGACAAGCCGCCTGCCAAACCATCGGCATCGGTCTCGGTTGGTCGGGCACGCTTTTCCAACTAGCCGAGACCTGTGGAAAAACGCAACAGTTTGCGGAAGGCATTCGCGTGGTCGAAGACGCACTGGTCTACGCGACAGCCACCGGCGAGCGCTGCTTCGAGACGGAATTGCTCCGCCTGAAAGGCGAACTCTTGCTGCAGAGTTCTCGTCTGTAG
- a CDS encoding cytidylate kinase family protein encodes MSLIVISREMGSGGTQIGKAVAEQLGYRFVDREVILEAAHRYDVQEEKMARLEESKPSFWERFNKDRDRYLVFLRAAVCSFAVQDKTVIAGRAAPLLLEGVAHALRVRIIAPLSVRAARVAEEEHISHAQAEAKVKRYDTESAARLTWLFDTDCSAPTHYDLVMNTERGTLESLSQTIAQTVELPPFQPTPESVRALQNLYLGAQVQAALLREPGLKMLDIQVRAEGSAVFLEAAAFGSYWNEVASRVAKSIPGVQTVHCRTIDDALLYAPPQG; translated from the coding sequence ATGAGTCTCATCGTGATCTCGCGCGAAATGGGCAGCGGCGGTACGCAGATTGGGAAAGCCGTGGCCGAACAGTTAGGCTACCGCTTTGTCGATCGAGAAGTCATTCTCGAAGCGGCCCACCGTTACGACGTGCAAGAAGAAAAAATGGCGCGTCTCGAAGAGAGCAAACCCAGCTTTTGGGAACGCTTCAACAAAGACCGTGATCGGTATTTGGTGTTCCTGCGCGCGGCGGTGTGCTCGTTTGCCGTTCAGGACAAGACGGTGATCGCCGGGCGCGCCGCGCCTTTGTTGCTCGAAGGCGTCGCGCATGCGTTGCGGGTGCGCATCATTGCCCCGTTGTCCGTGCGGGCCGCGCGTGTAGCCGAGGAGGAGCACATTAGTCACGCGCAAGCCGAGGCGAAGGTGAAACGCTACGATACCGAGTCCGCCGCGCGGTTGACCTGGTTGTTCGATACCGATTGCTCGGCACCCACGCATTACGACTTGGTCATGAACACCGAGCGTGGCACCTTGGAGAGCCTCTCGCAAACGATTGCCCAGACCGTAGAGCTTCCGCCCTTCCAACCGACGCCGGAATCGGTGCGTGCGCTTCAGAATCTCTATCTCGGTGCCCAGGTACAGGCCGCGCTGTTGCGGGAGCCGGGACTGAAGATGCTGGACATTCAAGTCCGCGCCGAAGGGAGCGCGGTCTTCTTGGAGGCGGCAGCGTTTGGCTCTTACTGGAACGAAGTGGCGTCGCGCGTCGCGAAGTCCATTCCCGGAGTCCAAACCGTACACTGCCGGACTATCGATGACGCGCTGCTGTATGCTCCGCCGCAGGGGTAG
- a CDS encoding cobalamin-independent methionine synthase II family protein: MTNRYHAEVIGSLLRPQYLKDARKQWEAGTLTTREFKRVEDRAVDDMLALQEQSGVEVETDGEMRRTHFIAPLTDVITGVKSIPAFTRVWRKPHEQGEKGEETAIQVQYAVVEKIRRIRSLTAEEFTYVRARAKKPLKVTLPSPLMMTLRWSPEHSRDAYRDPFDLFADAAAIVRQEAQELAALGCEYIQIDAPELGMLCDPERCQQDFAERGMDPDRLLTEGIDILNSVADVAGVTFALHVCRGNNKGYYVGEGGYEPISRQVFNRVGNFPILLLEYDDWRSGSFEPLKDIPSDKHVGLGLISSKRTELEPVDAIVKRVEEANRYFPREQLALSTQCGFGTVWDGNPVPESTQEAKLRLVADIARRVWG; encoded by the coding sequence ATGACGAATCGCTATCACGCGGAAGTGATCGGATCGCTGCTGCGCCCGCAGTACTTGAAGGATGCCCGGAAACAGTGGGAAGCCGGCACGCTGACCACACGCGAGTTCAAACGGGTCGAGGATCGTGCGGTAGACGATATGCTCGCGCTGCAAGAGCAGAGCGGGGTGGAAGTGGAGACCGACGGGGAGATGCGGCGCACGCATTTCATCGCGCCGCTCACCGATGTCATCACTGGCGTCAAGTCGATTCCCGCCTTCACGCGGGTGTGGCGGAAGCCGCACGAACAGGGCGAGAAGGGCGAAGAGACCGCGATCCAGGTCCAGTACGCGGTGGTCGAGAAAATTCGCCGTATCCGTTCGCTCACCGCCGAGGAATTTACCTACGTGCGGGCGCGGGCAAAAAAGCCGCTCAAAGTGACCTTGCCCAGTCCGCTGATGATGACGTTACGCTGGTCGCCGGAACACTCGCGCGATGCCTATCGCGATCCGTTCGATTTGTTTGCCGATGCGGCAGCGATTGTCCGGCAGGAAGCGCAGGAGCTGGCTGCGCTGGGCTGCGAATACATTCAGATCGATGCTCCCGAACTCGGCATGCTGTGCGATCCGGAACGCTGCCAGCAGGACTTCGCCGAGCGCGGCATGGACCCCGACCGGCTCTTGACCGAAGGTATCGACATTCTCAACTCGGTGGCGGATGTGGCTGGAGTGACGTTCGCGTTGCATGTCTGCCGTGGCAATAACAAAGGCTATTACGTTGGCGAAGGCGGCTATGAACCGATCTCACGGCAAGTCTTCAATCGCGTGGGCAACTTTCCCATCCTGCTTCTGGAATACGACGACTGGCGCTCGGGTTCGTTCGAGCCGCTCAAAGACATTCCTTCGGACAAACATGTCGGTCTGGGGCTGATTTCCAGCAAACGCACTGAGTTGGAGCCAGTTGACGCTATCGTGAAGCGAGTCGAAGAGGCGAACCGCTATTTCCCGCGCGAGCAGCTCGCACTCTCGACCCAATGCGGCTTCGGTACCGTGTGGGATGGCAACCCAGTGCCAGAATCGACCCAGGAGGCCAAGCTGCGTCTCGTGGCTGACATTGCCCGGCGAGTGTGGGGGTGA
- a CDS encoding sodium:solute symporter family protein, producing the protein MTDQAGLGFDALVILTLYLLSNIFIGYFAYRSGETWTARDYFLGGKSTGAIVLFFAMLATKFSGNTFFGLPGQAYRVGLIAATLIPFTLAISLGFLSYAPRLYVLSKKYDYLTPSDFYADRFNSRTLRVVTALLFILTAIPYLMIQAAGMGHAFVGFTGGRYSFATGVIYCFTVMLTYVLLSGWRGVVWAEVLQGALLWLAIVVAAIVLVHSEGGLAVVVQQAMAAAPEKIVAPASWETLTRSYFLLALVFGLGGSMYPQIVQSVYAARSERDLRHGLAMMVPNYFIVMLCVVLIGLVGIVCLPDLTTIEADQVLALLLARRAETWYWLTILVFLGAAAAIMSTAAGVLLTLSSMVTHDLYRQFMRPQAREREIAIAGRVFTAVILYVVTVLSLRPMTTLWNLTIIKFEFLMQLYIPLILGLYWVRFSRTAALTGLVVGTGSVATMMLSGWSHIGILDAGICGVLINVVVSVGVSLFSSSSVEEQQRVEEKFFSLFIGKPSSASGYGGRR; encoded by the coding sequence ATGACGGATCAGGCCGGCCTCGGATTCGATGCGCTCGTCATTCTGACGCTCTATTTGCTCAGCAACATCTTCATTGGTTATTTTGCTTACCGCTCCGGTGAAACCTGGACGGCGCGGGATTATTTTCTCGGCGGCAAAAGCACGGGCGCAATCGTACTGTTCTTCGCTATGTTGGCCACCAAGTTTAGCGGCAACACGTTCTTCGGCTTGCCCGGTCAGGCGTATCGTGTGGGGCTGATAGCCGCAACGTTGATTCCTTTCACTCTCGCCATCTCTTTAGGGTTCTTGTCGTACGCACCACGCTTGTACGTCTTGTCGAAGAAATACGACTACCTGACGCCGTCGGACTTTTACGCCGATCGCTTCAATAGCCGGACGCTGCGCGTCGTGACGGCGCTCCTTTTCATTCTCACGGCAATTCCGTACCTGATGATTCAGGCAGCGGGGATGGGCCATGCGTTTGTGGGGTTTACCGGCGGACGCTACAGCTTTGCCACCGGCGTGATCTACTGCTTCACCGTCATGCTCACCTACGTTTTGCTCAGCGGTTGGCGCGGCGTAGTGTGGGCGGAGGTGCTCCAAGGAGCATTGCTGTGGTTGGCCATTGTGGTGGCCGCGATCGTTCTGGTTCACTCTGAAGGCGGACTCGCGGTCGTGGTGCAACAAGCCATGGCTGCGGCACCGGAGAAAATCGTTGCCCCGGCTTCGTGGGAAACGCTGACGCGGTCCTATTTCTTATTGGCGTTGGTGTTCGGCCTAGGCGGCTCGATGTATCCGCAGATCGTGCAGAGCGTCTATGCCGCGCGCAGCGAACGCGACCTCCGGCATGGATTAGCCATGATGGTGCCAAACTACTTTATCGTCATGCTGTGCGTGGTGTTGATTGGCTTGGTCGGCATCGTGTGCTTGCCGGATCTCACAACGATCGAGGCGGACCAAGTGTTGGCATTGCTGCTCGCACGGCGGGCAGAGACGTGGTACTGGCTGACCATCTTGGTGTTCTTGGGCGCGGCGGCGGCGATTATGTCTACTGCGGCTGGAGTGCTGCTCACGCTCTCGTCGATGGTGACGCACGACCTCTATCGTCAGTTCATGCGTCCGCAGGCGCGCGAGCGCGAGATCGCCATTGCCGGGCGCGTTTTTACGGCGGTGATTCTCTATGTGGTCACGGTGCTGTCGCTGCGACCGATGACGACCTTGTGGAATCTGACGATCATTAAGTTCGAGTTTCTGATGCAGCTCTACATTCCATTGATCCTGGGCCTGTATTGGGTACGCTTCTCGCGGACGGCAGCGCTGACCGGACTCGTCGTGGGGACTGGGAGCGTTGCTACTATGATGCTTTCCGGATGGAGCCACATCGGTATCCTGGACGCTGGCATTTGCGGTGTGCTGATCAATGTCGTAGTGAGTGTTGGAGTCTCGCTGTTCTCATCGTCCAGTGTCGAAGAACAGCAGCGGGTGGAAGAAAAGTTTTTCTCTCTCTTTATAGGGAAGCCTAGCTCTGCATCTGGCTATGGAGGTCGAAGATGA
- a CDS encoding iron-containing redox enzyme family protein produces the protein MPSNAPSVIDEICDYALTVAADIPWYSEPLTRGRGQAYLLQHIPRNRLLSSVMRPAWMSRCPDLAVVRKTIGQMREELVFDDQIAQPHTSILWQMGRNIGLTDEQMNSVKPVPLVEVAFSVWEHIARTRHWIAGWLATSVDEFILTSMPKHNFQAAAWKQAFGLSDEQVFFFTYHTKADDEHAGRRVWEPIARHLTNEKDTQEVIDGMKLAMTALRLFYQGICELGDQIEKNGR, from the coding sequence ATGCCCAGCAATGCTCCTTCTGTCATCGACGAAATCTGCGACTATGCGCTCACGGTCGCGGCGGATATCCCCTGGTACAGCGAGCCGCTCACGCGCGGTCGCGGACAAGCCTATTTGCTCCAACACATTCCTCGGAACCGGCTCTTGAGTTCGGTCATGCGTCCCGCGTGGATGAGTCGTTGCCCGGACCTCGCGGTAGTGCGAAAAACCATCGGTCAGATGCGGGAAGAGCTGGTCTTCGACGACCAAATCGCGCAGCCCCATACCTCCATTCTGTGGCAAATGGGGCGGAATATCGGCCTGACCGACGAGCAAATGAACTCGGTCAAACCGGTCCCTCTCGTCGAGGTGGCGTTCAGCGTGTGGGAACACATTGCCCGCACGCGCCACTGGATTGCCGGGTGGCTGGCGACCTCGGTCGATGAGTTCATTCTCACCAGTATGCCGAAGCACAACTTCCAAGCTGCGGCGTGGAAACAGGCGTTCGGGTTGAGCGACGAGCAAGTGTTCTTCTTTACCTACCACACCAAGGCCGACGACGAGCACGCCGGACGCCGCGTGTGGGAGCCGATCGCTCGCCATCTGACGAACGAGAAAGACACGCAGGAAGTGATTGACGGGATGAAGCTGGCCATGACTGCGTTGCGGCTCTTCTACCAAGGGATTTGCGAGCTGGGAGATCAGATAGAGAAGAACGGGAGGTAG
- a CDS encoding SDR family oxidoreductase: protein MAMMLKDKVAVVTGAGGGIGRGIAVLLAHEGAKVVVNDIGGSSAGEGRDASPADKVVDEIAAAGGAAVANYDSVASVAGGEKIIGTALEKFGRIDIVVNNAGILRDRMIFNMSEEEWDAVINVHLKGSFACTRAAAPHMRQQKSGRIVNITSTSGLIGNYGQANYAAAKMGIVGLTKATALDMGRYGATANCIAPFAWTRMIGTIPTETEVQKRRVEKLKKMDPGMIAPLVAFLASDAAHEVNGQIFGVRAKEIILFSQPRPIRQIADMEGWTAEKVAEVIPAAFKQSFYKLDVTTDVFPYDPIV, encoded by the coding sequence ATTGCAATGATGCTCAAAGATAAAGTCGCGGTGGTGACTGGAGCTGGGGGCGGGATCGGTCGTGGTATTGCTGTGCTGCTCGCGCACGAAGGCGCGAAAGTCGTGGTCAACGACATTGGCGGTTCCTCAGCTGGAGAAGGGCGGGATGCGTCTCCTGCCGATAAAGTGGTGGACGAAATTGCCGCCGCCGGTGGCGCGGCAGTGGCGAACTACGATTCCGTCGCGAGTGTGGCTGGCGGTGAAAAGATCATTGGCACGGCGCTGGAAAAATTCGGTCGTATCGATATCGTCGTCAACAACGCCGGCATTCTGCGCGACCGCATGATTTTCAACATGAGCGAAGAGGAGTGGGATGCCGTCATTAACGTGCACCTGAAAGGCTCCTTCGCGTGTACACGCGCCGCCGCCCCGCATATGCGCCAGCAGAAGAGCGGACGCATCGTCAACATTACCTCGACCTCCGGCTTGATCGGCAACTATGGTCAAGCCAATTACGCCGCCGCCAAGATGGGAATCGTCGGACTCACCAAGGCTACGGCGCTCGACATGGGACGTTATGGCGCCACGGCCAATTGCATTGCGCCGTTTGCCTGGACGCGCATGATTGGCACCATCCCCACCGAGACCGAAGTGCAAAAACGTCGGGTGGAGAAATTGAAGAAGATGGACCCGGGTATGATCGCGCCGCTGGTGGCCTTCTTGGCTAGTGACGCCGCGCACGAGGTGAACGGGCAAATCTTCGGCGTGCGCGCGAAGGAAATCATCCTCTTCTCCCAGCCCCGACCGATCCGCCAGATAGCGGACATGGAGGGGTGGACCGCGGAGAAGGTGGCCGAGGTCATACCGGCTGCCTTTAAGCAGTCCTTCTATAAGCTCGACGTGACCACCGACGTATTTCCCTACGATCCCATCGTCTGA
- a CDS encoding acetyl-CoA acetyltransferase: MAHSIKDQVAVIGVGCIKFGDNFDQGYEEMAVEAAFAAFNDAKIPPEEIDAAWLGTYSPAQGHGKAAVSLGDALRLYDKPISRVENFCATGTDAFRHAVLAVASGMYDTALVLGVEKYKDRPGRGLAREGVHPYHNDGSTAPGLFALAATRYMHTYGLTRETLAKVSVKNHYNGSLNPKAHIQRKVTAEEVLTAPIVAYPFGLFDCCPTTDGAAAAIVCRADLAKKYRDDYILVKGVGLSVTSGRPFMDPTYDYLGFRATQHAAAQAYAMASITNPLKEIDVAEVHDCFTWTEITNYEDLGFAKKGEGAKLIEEGRTALTGDIPINPSGGLKSFGHPIGASGVRMVYEIVSQLRGQGGPRQVKDPKLGLVHNVGGPGAVSCVAILGQP, from the coding sequence ATGGCGCACTCGATTAAGGACCAAGTGGCGGTCATTGGGGTGGGATGCATTAAGTTCGGCGATAATTTCGATCAAGGCTACGAGGAAATGGCGGTCGAGGCGGCGTTTGCCGCTTTCAATGATGCGAAGATTCCTCCAGAGGAAATCGACGCCGCCTGGCTAGGCACCTACTCGCCAGCGCAGGGACACGGCAAGGCCGCTGTCTCGCTCGGCGACGCGCTCCGGCTGTACGATAAACCTATTTCTCGCGTCGAGAATTTTTGCGCCACCGGCACCGATGCCTTTCGTCACGCGGTGCTTGCGGTCGCTTCTGGCATGTACGATACCGCTCTCGTCTTGGGCGTGGAAAAGTATAAAGATCGCCCCGGCCGCGGCCTCGCCCGCGAAGGCGTGCACCCCTACCACAATGACGGCTCCACCGCTCCCGGGCTCTTCGCCTTGGCGGCGACACGCTACATGCACACCTACGGCTTGACCCGCGAGACGTTGGCGAAAGTCTCGGTGAAGAACCATTACAACGGCTCGCTCAATCCCAAGGCACATATTCAGAGGAAGGTGACGGCGGAAGAGGTGCTGACGGCACCGATCGTGGCCTATCCCTTCGGGCTGTTCGATTGCTGCCCGACGACCGATGGCGCCGCCGCCGCCATCGTGTGCCGCGCGGACTTGGCCAAGAAGTATCGCGACGACTACATCTTGGTGAAGGGCGTCGGGTTGTCGGTCACCAGTGGCCGGCCTTTTATGGACCCGACCTACGATTACTTGGGCTTCCGGGCGACGCAGCACGCCGCCGCGCAAGCCTATGCCATGGCCAGCATTACCAACCCGTTGAAGGAAATCGATGTCGCCGAGGTGCACGACTGTTTCACCTGGACGGAAATTACCAATTACGAGGACTTAGGCTTTGCTAAGAAAGGCGAGGGTGCCAAGCTGATCGAAGAAGGCCGCACAGCGCTGACCGGCGATATCCCCATCAACCCGAGTGGTGGCCTCAAATCCTTTGGGCATCCTATCGGTGCGAGCGGCGTGCGCATGGTCTACGAGATCGTGTCTCAGTTGCGCGGGCAAGGCGGCCCTCGCCAAGTGAAAGATCCTAAGCTTGGTCTTGTCCACAATGTGGGCGGGCCGGGGGCGGTGTCGTGCGTGGCGATTCTCGGACAGCCGTAA
- a CDS encoding phage integrase N-terminal SAM-like domain-containing protein, translating into MAAGVATPTFPHRPQVQMVPAQASGAFIHPSTLPKDPTAQPKPKLLDRVREAIRLRHYSLRTEDTYLHWIKRFIFFHGKRHPAEMGAAEITRFLSALAIDRHVSTSTQNQALNALLFLYRHVLALEVEWLDNVVRAKQP; encoded by the coding sequence ATGGCGGCAGGTGTCGCAACCCCCACATTCCCTCACCGCCCTCAAGTGCAGATGGTGCCAGCCCAAGCCAGCGGAGCCTTCATCCACCCCTCCACTCTGCCAAAGGACCCTACCGCCCAACCCAAGCCCAAACTGCTCGACCGAGTCCGCGAAGCCATTCGCCTGCGGCATTACAGCTTACGGACAGAGGACACCTATCTCCACTGGATCAAGCGGTTCATCTTCTTTCACGGAAAGCGACACCCCGCAGAAATGGGCGCGGCGGAGATCACGCGGTTTCTGTCCGCGCTCGCAATTGACCGGCATGTCAGCACGTCCACGCAAAACCAAGCCCTCAACGCCCTCCTCTTTCTGTATCGTCACGTTCTCGCACTTGAGGTGGAGTGGCTCGACAATGTGGTACGGGCCAAACAGCCGTAA